A window of Calliopsis andreniformis isolate RMS-2024a chromosome 3, iyCalAndr_principal, whole genome shotgun sequence contains these coding sequences:
- the LOC143177631 gene encoding calcium-independent phospholipase A2-gamma isoform X1: MTRPSMYHRKFLLLSRQLTNSAASRNGGGNFDRNKLLDHVNVLWKTKMSMQNYSKLLAQLKDYLHKSGYDKNIQIILSKDWIDFLQKATYARINTLRKLSPSNHAKDSSPEKETIAGKQNIDKIEDEKVILKVIEEEQIMVPKDLKEKQIYQPQTEEKTTGDKKVEVKEQTYDLSQIIDVLVFKLTNKSKAATLVMPPKWKINIHKNIPKHSITSRTRHVLHSIVTAESNASRWRRIEDLLIHIDQYPEARHYAIKEGAIRVLLNTQRKIKDEQIKASIREALAVLGYTDPLPGRGIRILSIDGGGMRGILVIEMLKKLEELTGKKTYEMFDYICGVSTGAILAAALVLSKDSIEGVHKRKSLNEISELYKELSIKVFTQNAIKGTGNILWSHSYYDTALWEKLLQEHLGDKILIKTIRDPKTPKFAAISAVVNHAGVMAYVFRNYTLPHRVESQYLGSHKHKLWEAIRASAAAPCYFEEFKYGTFLHQDGGILVNNPCAVALHEAKHLWPNNPIQCVISFGTGRTPYKIQEPDSEPLEVSTSSWTEKFTKIVESATDTEAVHTMLNDLLPEEVYFRFNPYLTEMLSMVENRPEKIDQLEQDARMYIRRNEEKFQRAAEVLLQKKRIQQRIADWIRLRKLMSTL; the protein is encoded by the exons ATGACACGGCCTTCCATGTATCATCGGAAATTCCTTCTTTTATCAAG ACAATTGACGAATAGTGCAGCAAGTAGAAACGGTGGTGGAAACTTTGACAGAAATAAATTATTGGATCATGTAAATGTCCTATGGAAAACGAAAATGTCAATGCAAAATTATTCCAAACTCTTGGCACAACTCAAGGACTACTTGCATAAATCTGGTTacgataaaaatatacaaatcatTCTATCCAAGGATTGGATAGATTTTCTACAGAAAGCAACCTACGCACGAATTAATACTTTAAGGAAATTATCACCAAGCAATCATGCAAAGGATTCAAGTCCTGAGAAGGAGACAATTGCGGGAAAGCAGAACATTGATAAAATAGAAGACGAGAAAGTTATATTAAAAGTCATAGAAGAAGAACAGATAATGGTACCTAAGGACCTTAAAGAAAAACAAATATACCAG CCACAAACTGAAGAAAAGACAACAGGTGATAAAAAAGTGGAAGTTAAAGAACAGACATATGATCTTTCACAAATTATTGATGTCTTGGTTTTCAAATTAACTAATAAAAGCAAAGCAGCTACTTTGGTTATGCCACCAAAGTGGAAAataaatatccataaaaatataCCAAAGCACAGCATTACCTCTAGGACACGTCATGTCTTACACAGTATCGTAACTGCTGAATCAAATGCATCAAGGTggaggagaattgaagatttgttAATTCACATTGATCAGTATCCAGAAGCTAGGCATTATGCAATCAAAGAAGGAGCAATTAGAGTGTTACTTAATACGCAACGAAAAATTAAAGATGAACAAATAAAAG CATCTATTAGAGAAGCCCTAGCAGTATTAGGCTACACAGATCCATTGCCTGGTCGAGGTATTAGAATCCTTTCTATCGATGGAGGCGGTATGCGTGGAATATTAGTTATAGAAATGTTAAAAAAATTGGAAGAACTAACAGGGAAGAAGACATATGAAATGTTCGATTACATATGTGGTGTGAGTACAGGAGCTATTCTTGCCGCCGCGTTAG TCCTTTCAAAGGATTCTATTGAAG GTGTACATAAACGTAAATCATTGAATGAAATATCAGAATTGTACAAGGAACTGAGTATTAAAGTGTTCACTCAAAACGCTATAAAGGGCACGGGTAACATCTTGTGGAGTCACTCGTATTATGATACAGCGCTttgggaaaaactattgcaagaACACTTAGGTGATAAGATTCTCATAAAAACTATTCGCGATCCAAAAACACCAAAG TTTGCGGCCATATCTGCTGTAGTAAATCATGCAGGAGTAATGGCATATGTGTTTCGAAATTATACTTTGCCCCATCGGGTAGAGAGTCAGTATCTAGGATCCCATAAGCACAAATTATGGGAAGCCATAAGAGCATCTGCAGCTGCACCATGTTATTTCGAAGAATTCAAATACGGCACATTCCTTCATCAGGATGGAG GTATACTCGTAAATAATCCATGTGCAGTTGCACTACACGAAGCCAAGCATTTATGGCCGAACAATCCGATTCAATGTGTAATTTCATTTGGAACTGGAAGGACACCATACAAAATTCAGGAACCTGACAGTGAACCTTTGGAAGTCTCTACTTCAAGTTGGACAGAAAAATTTACTAAAATTGTGGAGAGTGCGACAGATACGGAAG ccGTTCACACAATGTTGAACGATCTTCTTCCCGAAGAAGTTTATTTCCGTTTTAATCCATACTTGACGGAAATGTTGTCGATGGTAGAGAATCGACCAGAGAAGATCGACCAACTAGAACAAGATGCGAGAATGTACATACGTAGGAATGAAGAGAAATTTCAAAGAGCTGCTGAAGTTTTATTACAGAAGAAACGAATCCAACAGAGGATCGCAGACTGGATTAGACTGCGAAAACTAATGTCAACTCTATGA
- the LOC143177631 gene encoding calcium-independent phospholipase A2-gamma isoform X2 encodes MTRPSMYHRKFLLLSRQLTNSAASRNGGGNFDRNKLLDHVNVLWKTKMSMQNYSKLLAQLKDYLHKSGYDKNIQIILSKDWIDFLQKATYARINTLRKLSPSNHAKDSSPEKETIAGKQNIDKIEDEKVILKVIEEEQIMVPKDLKEKQIYQPQTEEKTTGDKKVEVKEQTYDLSQIIDVLVFKLTNKSKAATLVMPPKWKINIHKNIPKHSITSRTRHVLHSIVTAESNASRWRRIEDLLIHIDQYPEARHYAIKEGAIRVLLNTQRKIKDEQIKASIREALAVLGYTDPLPGRGIRILSIDGGGMRGILVIEMLKKLEELTGKKTYEMFDYICGVSTGAILAAALGVHKRKSLNEISELYKELSIKVFTQNAIKGTGNILWSHSYYDTALWEKLLQEHLGDKILIKTIRDPKTPKFAAISAVVNHAGVMAYVFRNYTLPHRVESQYLGSHKHKLWEAIRASAAAPCYFEEFKYGTFLHQDGGILVNNPCAVALHEAKHLWPNNPIQCVISFGTGRTPYKIQEPDSEPLEVSTSSWTEKFTKIVESATDTEAVHTMLNDLLPEEVYFRFNPYLTEMLSMVENRPEKIDQLEQDARMYIRRNEEKFQRAAEVLLQKKRIQQRIADWIRLRKLMSTL; translated from the exons ATGACACGGCCTTCCATGTATCATCGGAAATTCCTTCTTTTATCAAG ACAATTGACGAATAGTGCAGCAAGTAGAAACGGTGGTGGAAACTTTGACAGAAATAAATTATTGGATCATGTAAATGTCCTATGGAAAACGAAAATGTCAATGCAAAATTATTCCAAACTCTTGGCACAACTCAAGGACTACTTGCATAAATCTGGTTacgataaaaatatacaaatcatTCTATCCAAGGATTGGATAGATTTTCTACAGAAAGCAACCTACGCACGAATTAATACTTTAAGGAAATTATCACCAAGCAATCATGCAAAGGATTCAAGTCCTGAGAAGGAGACAATTGCGGGAAAGCAGAACATTGATAAAATAGAAGACGAGAAAGTTATATTAAAAGTCATAGAAGAAGAACAGATAATGGTACCTAAGGACCTTAAAGAAAAACAAATATACCAG CCACAAACTGAAGAAAAGACAACAGGTGATAAAAAAGTGGAAGTTAAAGAACAGACATATGATCTTTCACAAATTATTGATGTCTTGGTTTTCAAATTAACTAATAAAAGCAAAGCAGCTACTTTGGTTATGCCACCAAAGTGGAAAataaatatccataaaaatataCCAAAGCACAGCATTACCTCTAGGACACGTCATGTCTTACACAGTATCGTAACTGCTGAATCAAATGCATCAAGGTggaggagaattgaagatttgttAATTCACATTGATCAGTATCCAGAAGCTAGGCATTATGCAATCAAAGAAGGAGCAATTAGAGTGTTACTTAATACGCAACGAAAAATTAAAGATGAACAAATAAAAG CATCTATTAGAGAAGCCCTAGCAGTATTAGGCTACACAGATCCATTGCCTGGTCGAGGTATTAGAATCCTTTCTATCGATGGAGGCGGTATGCGTGGAATATTAGTTATAGAAATGTTAAAAAAATTGGAAGAACTAACAGGGAAGAAGACATATGAAATGTTCGATTACATATGTGGTGTGAGTACAGGAGCTATTCTTGCCGCCGCGTTAG GTGTACATAAACGTAAATCATTGAATGAAATATCAGAATTGTACAAGGAACTGAGTATTAAAGTGTTCACTCAAAACGCTATAAAGGGCACGGGTAACATCTTGTGGAGTCACTCGTATTATGATACAGCGCTttgggaaaaactattgcaagaACACTTAGGTGATAAGATTCTCATAAAAACTATTCGCGATCCAAAAACACCAAAG TTTGCGGCCATATCTGCTGTAGTAAATCATGCAGGAGTAATGGCATATGTGTTTCGAAATTATACTTTGCCCCATCGGGTAGAGAGTCAGTATCTAGGATCCCATAAGCACAAATTATGGGAAGCCATAAGAGCATCTGCAGCTGCACCATGTTATTTCGAAGAATTCAAATACGGCACATTCCTTCATCAGGATGGAG GTATACTCGTAAATAATCCATGTGCAGTTGCACTACACGAAGCCAAGCATTTATGGCCGAACAATCCGATTCAATGTGTAATTTCATTTGGAACTGGAAGGACACCATACAAAATTCAGGAACCTGACAGTGAACCTTTGGAAGTCTCTACTTCAAGTTGGACAGAAAAATTTACTAAAATTGTGGAGAGTGCGACAGATACGGAAG ccGTTCACACAATGTTGAACGATCTTCTTCCCGAAGAAGTTTATTTCCGTTTTAATCCATACTTGACGGAAATGTTGTCGATGGTAGAGAATCGACCAGAGAAGATCGACCAACTAGAACAAGATGCGAGAATGTACATACGTAGGAATGAAGAGAAATTTCAAAGAGCTGCTGAAGTTTTATTACAGAAGAAACGAATCCAACAGAGGATCGCAGACTGGATTAGACTGCGAAAACTAATGTCAACTCTATGA
- the Rpl29 gene encoding ribosomal protein L29, which yields MAKSKNHTNHNQNRKAHRNGIKKPKRYRHESTLGMDSKFLRNQRFAKKHNLKPELQLKRAQKRKALREAKNK from the exons ATGGCAAAGTCTAAGAATCACACAAATCACAATCAGA ACCGCAAGGCTCACAGAAATGGTATTAAGAAACCTAAGCGCTATAGGCATGAATCCACACTTGGT ATGGACTCGAAGTTCTTGAGGAATCAACGTTTTGCAAAGAAGCACAATTTGAAACCAGAATTGCAACTGAAACGGGCGCAAAAACGTAAAGCTCTTCGTGAggctaaaaataaataa
- the LOC143177630 gene encoding kinetochore protein NDC80 homolog, translated as MRSSSVGRRSSTNPVRISMFEREDRSLTRLDSRKTQTLKSKHSVSTADSSHIPRSRLPVSSNDRASRGTTLKATGRTPLRHGPTTPRTPSTNASKHSVLLTVGSSNRVHAALPTGRRSLSADRASSLGIKSSRKDTRPLTDKVFQAHMLTTIDNYFAMNQLSFMLNSNGSLKPITLKMFVEVSAHLVKMLDIKQVLTVSNYVEELPKIAKKLHYPGVITKSWLKTANATLSWPNVLGWICWLVEICKVREIALQKYSLSNLPFVGDDKESKSNKNAFFSMLDFYNAWNEEKLEEEAAMVEKYLQEIEAQQGVNEEDLKNVLFEIEEETAKLQAAEENGNKIDEEVKVLQEVLSSLQNKEKMQLSDLSTKEESIKTINLETDKINIESNVLCEQIRLQNEQQNEILSVIKEQPMSTIERDKIVGKCTEIENYIIQFDEHLQEIRKELYNMDMKLSSVHNNLNKQILAYNKEIIMHLNDDMGVNLEELKMPDTCLLDPQIMEILNAKADLMNELKDAMKKQLIEKERLVELKSNELEHFQERMKILEDESSDIANKIQEKKSRINKIKTGAKNEEARLKEQIRTLQNDIKEIHDRMPDKQKLAIELEEAEDKLEAVRRRRTYIEESAKLFFDQFYEILGEHRNELYNILIKRNK; from the exons atgcGAAGTAGTTCTGTGGGACGTAGGTCATCCACAAATCCTGTGAGAATATCTATGTTCGAGAGAGAAGATAGAAGTTTAACACGACTTGACTCGAGGAAAACACAAACGCTAAAATCAAAGCATTCAGTTTCTACGGCAGACAGTTCTCACATACCTAGATCACGTCTTCCAGTTTCTTCGAATGATAGAGCAAGCAGAGGAACAACTCTAAAGGCAACAG GTAGAACTCCCCTTCGACATGGACCAACAACTCCTAGAACACCAAGTACAAATGCTAGCAAACATTCTGTTCTCCTTACCGTTGGAAGTTCTAATAGGGTTCATGCGGCCCTTCCAACAGGGCGTAGATCTTTATCAGCCGATCGTGCTAGTAGCCTTGGCATAAAAAGTTCCAGGAAAGATACAAGACCTCTCACAGATAAAGTGTTTCAAGCCCACATGTTGACTACAATAGATAATTACTTTGCTATGAATCAACTTTCTTTTATGCTTAATAGCAATGGTAGTTTGAAACCAATTACTTTAAAGATGTTTGTAGAAGTTTCTGCTCATTTAGTAAAAATGCTAGATATTAAACAAGTTCTTACAGTATCAAATTATGTAGAGGAATTgccaaaaattgcaaaaaagCTTCATTATCCTGGTGTTATTACAAAATCATGGTTAAAGACTGCTAATGCTACATTGTCTTGGCCTAATGTTCTGGGCTGGATTTGTTGGTTGGTAGAAATCTGTAAAGTAAGAGAAATAGCTCTTCAAAAATATAGTTTAAGTAATTTACCCTTTGTGGGTGATGATAAGGAATCCAAAAGCAATAAGAATGCCTTTTTCTCAATGCTTGACTTTTACAATGCCTGGAATGAGGAAAAACTTGAGGAAGAAGCAGCAATGGTTGAAAAATATTTACAAGAAATTGAAGCTCAACAAGGAGTGAATGAAGAGGATTTAAAGAATGTACTTTTTGAGATAGAAGAAGAAACGGCTAAGCTGCAGGCAGCTGAAGAAAATGGAAATAAAATTGATGAAGAAGTAAAAGTTTTACAAGAAGTATTATCATCTttgcaaaataaagaaaaaatgcaGCTAAGTGATTTAAGTACAAAAGAGGAGTCTATAAAAACAATTAATCTTGAAACAGATAAAATAAACATTGAATCTAATGTACTGTGTGAACAAATCCGTTTGCAAAATGAACAACAGAATGAGATACTTTCAGTTATTAAAGAACAGCCAATGTCTACAATAGAACGAGATAAAATAGTAGGGAAATGTACAGAAATTGAAAATTACATTATTCAATTTGATGAACATTTACAAGAGATACGAAAAGAATTGTACAATATGGACATGAAGTTATCATCTGTacataataatttaaataaacaaaTCCTAGCGTATAATAAAGAAATAATAATGCACCTTAATGATGACATGGGTGTAAATTTAGAGGAATTAAAAATGCCAGATACATGTCTATTAGATCCTCAAATTATGGAGATACTGAACGCGAAAGCAGATTTAATGAATGAGCTTAAGGATGCAATGAAGAAACAACTGATCGAAAAAGAACGTTTAGTAGAATTAAAATCTAACGAATTAGAACATTTTCAGGAACGAATGAAGATTTTAGAAGATGAAAGTAGCGATATTGCTAATAAAATTCAAGAAAAGAAAAGTCGTATAAATAAAATCAAGACCGGCGCCAAAAATGAGGAGGCAAGATTAAAAGAACAAATAAGGACTTTGCAGAATGATATTAAAGAGATTCACGATCGGATGCCAGATAAAcaaaaattagcaatagaattAGAAGAAGCGGAGGATAAATTAGAAGCCGTTCGTAGAAGAAGGACATACATAGAAGAATCTGCTAAATTATTTTTTGAtcaattttatgaaattttaggCGAGCATAGGAATGAActttataatatattaataaagcGTAATAAGTAA
- the Pmvk gene encoding phosphomevalonate kinase, with the protein MATEHSAGEECAINFKHSSKPRSILLFSGKRKSGKDFVTNILHERLGSDRSVIVKLSGPIKSHWAKSLGLDIDELLGDGQYKENYRLEMAKWGESVRKNDYGYFCRAAIDMYNAYGKPIWIISDTRRKTDVQWFSENFGDVCKTIRIVSDDSIRQKRGWTFVPGIDDSETECDLDDIDTWDLKVTNNDENIEHILQQILELIN; encoded by the exons ATGGCGACTGAACATAGTGCAGGTGAAGAGTGCGCGATAAATTTTAAACATTCATCAAAACCGCGatcaattttattattcagcGGTAAAAGAAAATCCGGCAAGGACTTTGTTACTAACATTTTACATGAAAG GCTCGGCTCTGACAGGAGCGTCATCGTGAAGTTATCAGGACCCATCAAATCTCATTGGGCTAAATCATTGGGACTTGATATTGATGAATTGTTAGGGGATGGACAATATAAAGAAAATTATCGCCTTGAAATGGCCAAATGGGGGGAAAGTGTAAGAAAGAACGATTACGGTTATTTTTGTCGCGCAGCGATAGATATGTATAATG CATACGGTAAACCGATATGGATAATAAGCGACACACGAAGAAAAACGGATGTACAGTGGTTTTCTGAAAACTTTGGTGACGTATGTAAAACAATTCGAATTGTGTCGGATGATTCGATTAGACAGAAACGAGGTTGGACTTTTGTTCCGG GTATTGATGATTCTGAAACTGAATGTGATTTGGATGATATAGATACGTGGGATTTAAAAGTGACTAATAATGATGAGAACATAGAACATATATTACAACAGATAttggaattaattaattaa
- the LOC143177631 gene encoding calcium-independent phospholipase A2-gamma isoform X3, producing the protein MSMQNYSKLLAQLKDYLHKSGYDKNIQIILSKDWIDFLQKATYARINTLRKLSPSNHAKDSSPEKETIAGKQNIDKIEDEKVILKVIEEEQIMVPKDLKEKQIYQPQTEEKTTGDKKVEVKEQTYDLSQIIDVLVFKLTNKSKAATLVMPPKWKINIHKNIPKHSITSRTRHVLHSIVTAESNASRWRRIEDLLIHIDQYPEARHYAIKEGAIRVLLNTQRKIKDEQIKASIREALAVLGYTDPLPGRGIRILSIDGGGMRGILVIEMLKKLEELTGKKTYEMFDYICGVSTGAILAAALVLSKDSIEGVHKRKSLNEISELYKELSIKVFTQNAIKGTGNILWSHSYYDTALWEKLLQEHLGDKILIKTIRDPKTPKFAAISAVVNHAGVMAYVFRNYTLPHRVESQYLGSHKHKLWEAIRASAAAPCYFEEFKYGTFLHQDGGILVNNPCAVALHEAKHLWPNNPIQCVISFGTGRTPYKIQEPDSEPLEVSTSSWTEKFTKIVESATDTEAVHTMLNDLLPEEVYFRFNPYLTEMLSMVENRPEKIDQLEQDARMYIRRNEEKFQRAAEVLLQKKRIQQRIADWIRLRKLMSTL; encoded by the exons ATGTCAATGCAAAATTATTCCAAACTCTTGGCACAACTCAAGGACTACTTGCATAAATCTGGTTacgataaaaatatacaaatcatTCTATCCAAGGATTGGATAGATTTTCTACAGAAAGCAACCTACGCACGAATTAATACTTTAAGGAAATTATCACCAAGCAATCATGCAAAGGATTCAAGTCCTGAGAAGGAGACAATTGCGGGAAAGCAGAACATTGATAAAATAGAAGACGAGAAAGTTATATTAAAAGTCATAGAAGAAGAACAGATAATGGTACCTAAGGACCTTAAAGAAAAACAAATATACCAG CCACAAACTGAAGAAAAGACAACAGGTGATAAAAAAGTGGAAGTTAAAGAACAGACATATGATCTTTCACAAATTATTGATGTCTTGGTTTTCAAATTAACTAATAAAAGCAAAGCAGCTACTTTGGTTATGCCACCAAAGTGGAAAataaatatccataaaaatataCCAAAGCACAGCATTACCTCTAGGACACGTCATGTCTTACACAGTATCGTAACTGCTGAATCAAATGCATCAAGGTggaggagaattgaagatttgttAATTCACATTGATCAGTATCCAGAAGCTAGGCATTATGCAATCAAAGAAGGAGCAATTAGAGTGTTACTTAATACGCAACGAAAAATTAAAGATGAACAAATAAAAG CATCTATTAGAGAAGCCCTAGCAGTATTAGGCTACACAGATCCATTGCCTGGTCGAGGTATTAGAATCCTTTCTATCGATGGAGGCGGTATGCGTGGAATATTAGTTATAGAAATGTTAAAAAAATTGGAAGAACTAACAGGGAAGAAGACATATGAAATGTTCGATTACATATGTGGTGTGAGTACAGGAGCTATTCTTGCCGCCGCGTTAG TCCTTTCAAAGGATTCTATTGAAG GTGTACATAAACGTAAATCATTGAATGAAATATCAGAATTGTACAAGGAACTGAGTATTAAAGTGTTCACTCAAAACGCTATAAAGGGCACGGGTAACATCTTGTGGAGTCACTCGTATTATGATACAGCGCTttgggaaaaactattgcaagaACACTTAGGTGATAAGATTCTCATAAAAACTATTCGCGATCCAAAAACACCAAAG TTTGCGGCCATATCTGCTGTAGTAAATCATGCAGGAGTAATGGCATATGTGTTTCGAAATTATACTTTGCCCCATCGGGTAGAGAGTCAGTATCTAGGATCCCATAAGCACAAATTATGGGAAGCCATAAGAGCATCTGCAGCTGCACCATGTTATTTCGAAGAATTCAAATACGGCACATTCCTTCATCAGGATGGAG GTATACTCGTAAATAATCCATGTGCAGTTGCACTACACGAAGCCAAGCATTTATGGCCGAACAATCCGATTCAATGTGTAATTTCATTTGGAACTGGAAGGACACCATACAAAATTCAGGAACCTGACAGTGAACCTTTGGAAGTCTCTACTTCAAGTTGGACAGAAAAATTTACTAAAATTGTGGAGAGTGCGACAGATACGGAAG ccGTTCACACAATGTTGAACGATCTTCTTCCCGAAGAAGTTTATTTCCGTTTTAATCCATACTTGACGGAAATGTTGTCGATGGTAGAGAATCGACCAGAGAAGATCGACCAACTAGAACAAGATGCGAGAATGTACATACGTAGGAATGAAGAGAAATTTCAAAGAGCTGCTGAAGTTTTATTACAGAAGAAACGAATCCAACAGAGGATCGCAGACTGGATTAGACTGCGAAAACTAATGTCAACTCTATGA
- the LOC143177000 gene encoding mitochondrial inner membrane protease subunit 1-like, producing the protein MVTRVVCKFLSASVQCACIVHCVCEYIGSLVMCVGPSMEPTLYDNDVLITERISITLQKLKKGDIIISKCPSNPKQYICKRVVGLPGDKVKHGVIVPNGHVWLEGDNTNNSTDSRVYGPVPQGLLRGRAFCRILPLRDITFFDTEHSHPN; encoded by the exons ATGGTTACTAGGGTTGTGTGTAAATTCTTAAGTGCTTCTGTACAATGTGCCTGTATTGTACATTGTGTATGCGAATACATAGGCAGCTTAGTGATG TGTGTAGGTCCATCCATGGAGCCAACATTATATGACAATGATGTACTAATTACAGAGCGTATATCAATAACATTACAGAAACTCAAGAAAGGTGACATAATTATCTCAAAATGTCCTTCTAATCCCAAACAATATATATGTAAGAGGGTTGTAGGATTACCTGGAGATAAAGTAAAACATGGAGTTATA GTACCAAATGGACATGTATGGTTAGAAGGTGACAATACCAATAATTCAACTGATTCTCGTGTTTATGGACCTGTCCCGCAAGGATTGCTACGAGGACGTGCATTCTGCAGAATACTGCCATTACGCGATATTACTTTTTTTGATACAGAACACTCACACCCTAATTAA
- the Eif3m gene encoding eukaryotic translation initiation factor 3 subunit M — translation MQVPPIFMELPLEDQAQELRVYFKSLGAEISEEKSPKGIEDDLHKIIGVCEACFKEGNESEIETVLNDIVSIMIVIPTERAENLILAFCEKLIKAPGYKLGLVCLKALWLLFQSLSDDSPIRYHVYYHIVQIARNVDQVKAVYGGIQQLKQQFASFPPSNEQMQKLLRLLHEVLLSCKQGEQAAAVMVELLGTYTAENASDAREDAQRCILAALADPNTFLLDPLLALKPVKFLEGELIHDLLLVFVKDKLPEYLHFYQHHKEFVEHQLGLNHEQNMKKMRLLTFMQLAETNPEMSFSTIQEELQINENEVESFIIDVLKTKLVRARMDQAGRKVLISSTMHRTFGRPQWMQLRDLLAAWKANLSAVQEGMKSVATAQMELAAKNKAIINH, via the exons ATGCAAGTTCCGCCGATTTTTATGGAATTACCCTTAGAAGACCAG GCACAGGAACTAAGGGTATATTTTAAGAGCTTGGGTGCTGAAATTAGTGAAGAAAAATCTCCAAAAGGTATAGAGGATGATTTGCACAAGATTATTGGTGTATGTGAAGCTTGTTTCAAAGAAGGAAATGAAAGTGAAATAGAAACTGTTTTAAATGACATTGTGTCTATTATGATAGTA ATACCAACTGAAAGAGCAGAAAATTTAATATTAGCATTCTGTGAGAAACTAATAAAAGCCCCTGGTTACAAACTTGGTTTAGTGTGCTTAAAAGC atTATGGTTGTTGTTTCAATCCCTCTCTGATGATTCTCCAATAAgatatcatgtttattatcacataGTTCaaattgctcgtaatgtagatcaAGTGAAAGCAGTATATGGTGGAATACAGCAGCTAAAACAACAATTTGCATCGTTCCCACCATCAAATGAACAAATGCAAAAGTTACTTCGATTGCTTCATGAAGTATTGCTAAGCTGTAAACAAGG AGAACAGGCTGCTGCAGTAATGGTAGAACTCCTAGGCACTTATACAGCAGAAAATGCCTCTGATGCTAGGGAAGATGCACAACGTTGCATTTTAGCTGCATTAGCAGATCCAAACACATTCCTACTTGACCCATTACTGGCATTGAAACCTGTAAAATTCTTAGAAGGAGAACTCATTCACGATTTACTTCTTGTATTCGTGAAAGACAAATTACCTgagtatttacatttttatcaaCATCATAAGGAATTTGTGGAGCACCAACTTG GATTAAATCACGAACAGAACATGAAAAAGATGAGGTTACTAACATTTATGCAACTTGCAGAAACAAATCCAGAAATGTCATTTAGCACaatacaggaagaattgcaaattAATGAAAATGAAGTTGAAAGTTTTATTATTGATG tacTGAAAACGAAACTCGTCAGAGCACGTATGGATCAAGCTGGTCGTAAAGTTCTTATTTCAAGCACTATGCATAGAACATTTGGCCGACcacaatggatgcaattacGTGATTTACTTGCAGCTTGGAAAGCAAATTTATCTGCTGTGCAGGAGGGTATGAAATCCGTAGCTACTGCACAAATGGAACTTGCAGCCAAAAACAAAGCCATTATCAATCATTGA